The Candidatus Abyssobacteria bacterium SURF_5 nucleotide sequence TAGACATCTCTGGAGAATTGGCGATAGGATACCTTCCTCGAAAGACATTCAAACACCGGTTTGTCCGGAAACCGTTCGGTGGACGCGTGCAGGATGTTCTGGAGATTCTTGGGCCTGTGCCGGTAGTTTAACATGTCGACGCCCTTATGAGTCTCCCGGATCAAACGTTCAGAAAGCTTAACCATACTCCTCTCAAATCCTTACTCCGTGATTCGGCACGGGCATCCGACCTCAAGTCATACGTTTCCACCCGCGGGCAAAACCAAATTTCCGGTTCAGAATACGCTCTCCGACAGGCGCGAACCAGTTTATCAAAAAGCAATGATCGAGTCAATATTTCTCCCGCCCCTCTTCCTCTCTCACAGGTGAGACGACGGGCGTTCGCTTTCTGTTCATCAGGATGAGAAGCGGAAAGCCGCTAACTCCAGCCGCGAAGGCGTAAGGGAGCCACTGCTTCATTGGGAACCCGAGCAGGATCTTCCCGAGGAGGAACAGCGAGGAGTAGATGAAGGCGGCGCCGCAAATTGCCCCGAATAGATCAAAGAGGAGATTGTCTTCTGATTTTAGACCGCATGTCGTCTCGACAGGACGCCATCCCGGGCCTCCCGGGCGCACGCGAGAGTAAAATCTCTTGAGGCTCTCCATGTCTGTGGGCGCGGTCGCCAGAGTTACCGATACCCATACACCCGTGGAAACCGCGATGATTATTAAGAGGCGCACCCCCTCATATTCCGGTCCAGCCAACGAACGAGAAGAGAAGATGACGATAGCCGTCACCAGCGAGCAAATCATCGCTGAGATTTCCGACCAGGCATTGATGCGCCACCAATACCACCTGATAAGATTCACCAATCCAATGCCTGCGCCGATCGCGATCAGGAACTTCCACGCCCATTCTATGGAGTTCATGATCAAGCTCGCAAGCACCGCAAGCAACGCCATTACCAGCATGGCCACGCGAGCGGCTGATACGTAATGTTTCTCATCCGCCCCTGAATGTATGAATCGCTTGTAAATGTCATTCGTTAAATAAGATGCCCCCCAATGGAGGTGAGTATCGACCGTCGACATGAATGCGGCCAACAGAGAAGAGACCATCAGCCCTCGAATCCCCACCGGTAAAAGGTCAATCATCATCTTCGGGTATCCCAATTCCGGGTCCGGCAGCGAGGGATAGATTATCAGGGAAATGAGCGCGACCAGAATCCACGGCCACGGACGAAGTACGTAATGTGCAAAGCTGTACCAGAGAATCGCGAGCCGCGCATGGCGCTCGTCTTTACACGCCATCGCACGCAGCCCTATATACTCCCCTCCGTCGGAATTTCGGAAAGCCCACCATTGGACGCCAAGGTAAACCCCAAACGTAATCAAGGCCAACTCACCCGCTCCCCTCTCGGGGGCAAAATGGAGAACGCTTGAGGGAGCGGCGCCAGAGGCAGTCAGTGCCGGAATGATGTTTGCCACACCGCCGACAGCGCGCACGGCTACGATGGCAAGCGCAATCGACCCGCACATCGCAACCGCAAATTGCAGAAAATCTGTCACAACCACCCCCCACAAGCCCGAAAGAACCGAGTATATCAGCGCCAATAATATGATCCCGATCGTCACTGCGGTCTCGGGAGGTACCTGCAGCCCGCCCGGCAACGCAATTGCCTCTGTCCCGGTCAGCCCAAGAGTCACCAGGGATATCTTCCTCATCGCCAGGATTACCCATCCCATCACAATGCAGTTGATGAGCACTGACGAATACAGAGCCTTCAGTCCCCGCAGGAAAGCGGCGGGCTTGCCTGAATAGCGTAATTCCAGAAATTCAACGTCTGTCAGCAGATTCGTCCGCCGCCACAATCGAGCATACAGAAATGCCCACAACATGCTGCTCATCACCAAATTCCACCAGAACCAGTTGCCGGCGATCCCTTTCGTCCGGATAATGCCGGTGATTGCAAGCGGTGTATCGGCGGCAAACGTGGTTGCAACCATAGACGTGCCGGCCAGCCACCAGGTGAGGTTGCGGCCGGAAAGAAGAAAATCGCTCATGCTCTTGCCTGCACGGCTGGATAGAAGAAAGCCTATACCCAATGACAACAGGCAATATGCCGCGACAATAAACCAGTCAATGAGATGCATCATTCTCCCCATCGATCTCGAGCACGTCCAAAATCCGGGTTGTGCGGGCATATTACAGCAAAGAAAACCGTAAAATCAATACTGATCCCCGTTTTCATGTTCATCGGATGCCGCTCGCGGGAATGCGAGTTGACTGGCTTGCTCCGAAAGGTTTATCATTGGTTATCACGTAGGTTCTTCCCCCGACACCCGGCCCGGCGGCCGCCCCGCCGCCTATTTCGAGGAGAGCGTAATGGTCGAAGAAATCATGAAAAACCTCTACAAGCTGGAAATCCCCCTTCCCGGAAGCCCACTGAAAAGCATTAATTCATATGTCCTGAAAAACTCCAAGCGAACACTGATAATCGACACCGGCATGAACCGCACCGTCTGTCGCGAAACGATGCAGGCGGGGTTGAAGGAGCTGGGGGTTGACCTGAGCAAGACGGATTTCTTTGTTACTCATTTGCATGCGGACCATTTCGGGTTGGTCGCAACCCTCGCGACCGACGGTTCGACGGTCTACTTCAATGAGCCGGATGCGGAGAGAATGCACTTCAGCGTATGGGAGGAAATGATCTCGTTTGCTGGCAGGAACGGGTTCCCGCAGGACGAACTCCAGGCGGCACTCCATAACCACCCCGGCTACAAATATGGACCGCAGAAGGAGTTGCCGCTTACTCTACTCAAGGACGGGGACACCCTGTCGATCGGGGATTACACCCTTCGTTGCGTCCAAACTCCCGGACACACGCAAGGGCATATGTGCCTCTATGAACCATCAGAGAAAATCTTGTTCTCCGGAGACCACATCCTCATCGACATCACGCCCAACATTCAGTTGTGGTCTGACCAGGAGAATCCTCTGAGCGCATACCTCTCCAGCCTCGACAAAGTGCACCAACTCGATATCGGGCTTACCCTTCCCGGACACCGCCGCCTCATCACCGACTGCAAGACAAGAATAGAGGAGCTTAAGCTTCACCATCAGGATCGAGCTGACGAGGCCCTTGTGATTGTGCAGAAGGCGGCCAGAAACGCATATCAGGTTGCCTCGCAAATGACATGGGATATCGCGTGTGACAATTGGGAGCAGTTCCCGGTTCAGCAAAAATGGTTTGCCACTGGCGAAGCCCTGGCACACTTGAAATATCTCGAAGAAAAAAGCCTGATACAGAAAGAAATTCGCGATACCGGGACATTTTACTCCGTCTGATTAACGCCAAAAGCGTTCTGCCCGGCCATATAAAAATTTAGCTTTGTGACCTGCCTCCGCATATGCTATAATATTTTTTGTAGTCTTTGCTCGAGCCAAAGGAGGCGAAGTCTCACGAATATGATTTTTGTTACCTGCCCGTATTGCAAATCTAGCGGCTATATTACGCCCCCTCCAGCCGATACCATCCTGATGGGTCCCTGCCCAATTTGCGGAGAGCCGGTCGCGTTGTATAACAGCAAAGTTATCGGATTGCGCAAGAAGGCGGCCGGTGACGGCAAGTGGGGCGAACAAATTCAGTCCCTTGCCAAAATCATTATGGAATATATCAATACCCAAGGGGCTCCCATGGATGAGGGCAGTTTAGAGCGCATCATTCGGGAAGCCGAAGACCGGGTCTTTGAGACCGAAAAAAGACCGGATAACCTGCCTTCAAGCGCCATCTCGCCGTCTGTGAGATACCCCGGCGCCTCGCCGAT carries:
- a CDS encoding sodium:proline symporter; this encodes MPAQPGFWTCSRSMGRMMHLIDWFIVAAYCLLSLGIGFLLSSRAGKSMSDFLLSGRNLTWWLAGTSMVATTFAADTPLAITGIIRTKGIAGNWFWWNLVMSSMLWAFLYARLWRRTNLLTDVEFLELRYSGKPAAFLRGLKALYSSVLINCIVMGWVILAMRKISLVTLGLTGTEAIALPGGLQVPPETAVTIGIILLALIYSVLSGLWGVVVTDFLQFAVAMCGSIALAIVAVRAVGGVANIIPALTASGAAPSSVLHFAPERGAGELALITFGVYLGVQWWAFRNSDGGEYIGLRAMACKDERHARLAILWYSFAHYVLRPWPWILVALISLIIYPSLPDPELGYPKMMIDLLPVGIRGLMVSSLLAAFMSTVDTHLHWGASYLTNDIYKRFIHSGADEKHYVSAARVAMLVMALLAVLASLIMNSIEWAWKFLIAIGAGIGLVNLIRWYWWRINAWSEISAMICSLVTAIVIFSSRSLAGPEYEGVRLLIIIAVSTGVWVSVTLATAPTDMESLKRFYSRVRPGGPGWRPVETTCGLKSEDNLLFDLFGAICGAAFIYSSLFLLGKILLGFPMKQWLPYAFAAGVSGFPLLILMNRKRTPVVSPVREEEGREKY
- a CDS encoding MBL fold metallo-hydrolase, with protein sequence MVEEIMKNLYKLEIPLPGSPLKSINSYVLKNSKRTLIIDTGMNRTVCRETMQAGLKELGVDLSKTDFFVTHLHADHFGLVATLATDGSTVYFNEPDAERMHFSVWEEMISFAGRNGFPQDELQAALHNHPGYKYGPQKELPLTLLKDGDTLSIGDYTLRCVQTPGHTQGHMCLYEPSEKILFSGDHILIDITPNIQLWSDQENPLSAYLSSLDKVHQLDIGLTLPGHRRLITDCKTRIEELKLHHQDRADEALVIVQKAARNAYQVASQMTWDIACDNWEQFPVQQKWFATGEALAHLKYLEEKSLIQKEIRDTGTFYSV